The Flavobacterium faecale genome has a segment encoding these proteins:
- a CDS encoding TonB-dependent receptor: MKKLLLFLSLIFCGIVTAQDIKVSGVVTDDSKGTLPGTTVMVKGTSKGTTTDVNGKYTISAKMGESLQFSFIGLETKTIKVTGSTINVMLAGGGETLQDVVVLGSRSAARTVTESAVPIDVINMKDIASQGSQANLNQILNMVAPSFTSNTTTVADGTDHIDPAQLRGLGPDQVLVLVNGKRRHTSSLVNINGSPGRGSVGTDLNAIPAFAIEKIEVLRDGAAAQYGSDAIAGVINVNVKKATNKLDINILGGSYFSKGANDHRGGNDGNNAQLDVNYGTGLGKEKSFVNVTGSFQLRGQTSRANDATGNIFNAFNAIEQRATEKEQNINSLWGNINNTTNSAQILTSIKSNALGVNYFTAAQQASILGATSISQMQTALNFDATAGELNYRNLQRSAFNMNVGQSSLQSAQFFVNAAYPINDNVELYAFGGTSHRTGEAAGFYRRPNQSRTYTFLYPNGFLPEIHSTINDISAAVGIRGTMMKDWKFDLSNTFGRNGFDYNIENTLNASLRENSPTSFDAGGLAFSQNTTNFDISKKINKLNVAFGAEVRHENFQIKEGEPDSYNQYDINGDIVTATTATNIKATDFYGNVRPGGAQVFPGFKPANTVDKGRTSGAIYADLEYDVTDKWLLNGALRYENYSDFGGTTNYKLATRYKLTDNVNLRGAVSTGFRAPSLHQIYYNSTATQFVGGVPFEVGTFSNDSPAAKLLGIPQLKQEDSQSASFGFTAKIPEAKLTITADAYIVKIKNRVVLTDQFSRPGGTPATGTAAAQLNALFDNANATAATFFANAIDTQSKGIDVVISHKANVGNGLTLKTDLSGTISKTNKVGDIKGSQILKDNGQTNRYFSETSRIYLEEAVPRAKANLTNTLTVKKFDFFLRNVYFGQVTDPNIADVNGDGKINAIVVNGQAVENEHPHWGARIVTDLSVGYKISSSTKIVIGANNIFDIYPSKNLGPQTVAQRASGVDSSGNVVYSATTSSNNSIDLSNANQFTYSRNTSQFGQNGRFLFARLSLSF; encoded by the coding sequence ATGAAAAAATTACTACTCTTCTTATCTCTTATTTTTTGCGGTATTGTTACCGCACAAGATATAAAAGTATCAGGTGTTGTAACAGATGACTCGAAAGGGACATTACCAGGAACCACTGTTATGGTAAAAGGTACATCAAAAGGAACCACAACTGATGTAAACGGAAAATATACTATCTCTGCAAAAATGGGAGAATCTCTTCAATTTTCTTTTATTGGATTGGAGACAAAGACAATAAAAGTAACAGGTAGCACTATCAATGTAATGCTTGCAGGCGGAGGTGAAACTTTGCAAGATGTAGTGGTACTTGGATCACGTAGCGCTGCTAGAACAGTAACAGAATCTGCAGTGCCTATCGATGTAATTAATATGAAAGATATAGCTTCTCAAGGGTCTCAAGCCAATTTGAATCAGATTTTGAACATGGTTGCTCCCTCTTTTACATCAAATACTACAACAGTAGCCGATGGAACAGATCACATTGACCCAGCACAATTAAGAGGTCTTGGACCAGACCAAGTTTTGGTATTAGTAAACGGAAAAAGAAGACATACTTCTTCACTTGTAAACATCAACGGATCACCAGGTAGAGGATCTGTAGGTACCGATTTAAATGCAATCCCTGCTTTTGCTATCGAAAAAATCGAAGTATTAAGAGATGGAGCTGCTGCACAATACGGATCTGATGCGATTGCCGGTGTAATCAACGTGAACGTAAAAAAAGCTACAAACAAACTTGACATTAATATCTTAGGCGGTAGTTATTTTTCTAAGGGAGCAAATGATCACAGAGGTGGAAACGATGGAAACAATGCACAACTTGACGTAAACTATGGAACAGGTCTTGGTAAAGAAAAAAGTTTTGTGAATGTAACGGGAAGTTTTCAATTAAGAGGACAAACAAGTAGAGCCAATGATGCAACAGGAAATATTTTTAATGCTTTTAACGCTATTGAGCAAAGAGCAACTGAAAAAGAACAAAATATCAATTCTTTGTGGGGAAACATCAACAATACAACTAACTCAGCTCAGATTTTAACATCGATTAAATCAAATGCATTAGGAGTCAATTACTTTACAGCGGCACAACAAGCTTCAATCCTTGGAGCAACTTCTATTTCACAAATGCAAACAGCATTAAACTTTGATGCTACAGCTGGAGAATTAAACTACAGAAATTTACAAAGAAGTGCTTTCAACATGAATGTCGGACAATCATCACTGCAAAGCGCACAATTTTTTGTAAACGCAGCATACCCCATTAACGACAATGTAGAATTGTATGCTTTTGGAGGAACAAGTCACAGAACAGGTGAAGCAGCAGGTTTTTACAGAAGACCAAATCAATCTAGAACCTACACTTTCTTATATCCAAATGGTTTCTTACCAGAAATTCATTCTACAATCAACGATATTTCTGCAGCAGTAGGAATTAGAGGTACTATGATGAAAGATTGGAAATTTGATTTAAGTAATACTTTTGGTAGAAACGGTTTTGATTATAATATCGAAAACACATTAAACGCTTCCTTAAGAGAGAATTCTCCTACTTCATTTGATGCAGGTGGATTGGCTTTCTCACAAAACACAACTAACTTTGATATTTCGAAAAAAATCAACAAATTAAACGTTGCTTTTGGAGCAGAAGTTAGACATGAAAATTTTCAAATTAAAGAAGGGGAGCCAGATTCATATAATCAATACGATATCAATGGTGACATTGTTACTGCTACGACAGCAACTAACATAAAAGCAACCGATTTTTATGGCAACGTTAGACCAGGAGGAGCACAAGTTTTCCCCGGTTTTAAACCAGCAAACACAGTAGATAAGGGACGTACAAGTGGTGCTATTTACGCAGATCTTGAATATGACGTAACAGACAAATGGTTATTGAACGGAGCATTGCGTTATGAAAACTATTCTGATTTTGGAGGAACTACAAACTACAAATTGGCTACTCGTTACAAACTAACTGATAATGTGAATTTACGTGGTGCCGTTTCTACAGGATTTAGAGCACCATCGTTACACCAAATTTACTACAACTCTACTGCTACACAATTCGTAGGCGGTGTACCATTTGAAGTAGGGACATTCAGCAATGATTCTCCTGCTGCAAAATTATTAGGAATTCCACAATTGAAACAAGAAGATTCGCAAAGTGCTAGTTTTGGTTTTACTGCTAAAATTCCAGAAGCAAAATTGACTATTACTGCAGATGCTTACATCGTGAAAATCAAAAACAGAGTGGTTCTTACAGATCAATTCTCTAGACCAGGCGGAACTCCGGCTACAGGAACAGCTGCTGCGCAACTAAATGCTTTGTTTGACAATGCCAATGCAACCGCAGCAACATTTTTTGCAAATGCAATCGATACACAATCAAAAGGAATTGATGTGGTAATAAGCCATAAAGCAAATGTTGGAAATGGTTTAACGTTAAAAACAGATTTATCAGGTACGATTTCTAAAACAAATAAAGTTGGAGACATCAAAGGTTCTCAAATCTTAAAAGATAACGGACAAACAAACAGATACTTCTCTGAAACAAGTAGAATATATCTTGAAGAAGCTGTGCCAAGAGCAAAAGCAAACTTAACTAATACTTTGACAGTTAAAAAATTCGATTTCTTCTTGAGAAACGTATATTTCGGTCAAGTAACAGATCCAAATATCGCAGATGTAAATGGAGATGGAAAAATAAACGCTATTGTAGTAAACGGTCAAGCTGTTGAAAACGAGCATCCACATTGGGGAGCAAGAATCGTAACTGATTTATCTGTTGGATATAAAATATCAAGTTCTACTAAAATCGTAATTGGTGCAAATAACATTTTTGATATTTACCCTTCAAAAAACTTAGGACCACAAACAGTTGCACAAAGAGCATCTGGAGTTGACTCTAGTGGTAACGTAGTTTATTCTGCAACTACATCATCAAACAACTCAATTGATTTGTCAAATGCGAATCAATTTACATACTCTAGAAATACCTCTCAATTTGGACAAAACGGAAGATTCCTTTTTGCTAGATTAAGTTTAAGTTTCTAA